GTGTTTTACCGAATTCCCGAAGATCCACGGTTTGCGCGGGGCATTATAGGCGATCTTGAGGCGTAGGTGAGATATATCACTGGATGTGGCATTAAGTTGCCTTTACCTGGGCTTTGTCGCATATGTTCGACCCCATCGCGCGGGACCCCCGGCCTCGCCCATGGATCGGCCGCAATACGCCCTCACCCCCTGCGAGAGCGGCCTTTCCCTTCCCTATCCCCTAGCCAGGACTGTGGTTTACCTTGGGTCAGCATTCCGTCAAGCCATCCCCTCAGTTCCGCAAGCTGATCGCGGGCAAGCGCCGCTGGACCGCCATCGCCGCGGGCGCCGCCGTCGTGGCCGCCGCCTCCACCACCGCCTGGGCCACCATCGGCAACGCGGACTCCCCCGAACGTGCCGCGGCCGCCACCACTCCGGACCAGGCCAAGCCTCTGAACGAAGCCGCCCGCCAGGCAGCGCCCCAATCGCCTGCCCCGGCCCCCAAGCCCCCCGCGGCGGCCCGTCCGAAGACCACCACGACACTGCCGAACACCACCCAGACGCCGACGGCAGCCATCCCGAAGAGCACCAAGACCCCGAAGGCAGACCAGCCGGACACCACCAAGTCCGCGGTGGCGAGCCACTCGAAGCCGGCCACCGATGCCACGGCCGCCCCGAAGACGACGAAGTCCCCGGCCCACAAGCCGAAGACCCGCGTGCTCGCCTCTGGGACCTGCGGCGCCTCGTACTACGCCGAGGGCCAGATGACGGCGAGCGGCGAACGCTTCGACCCCTCGGCCATGACCGCCGCCCACAAGACGCTCCCGCTGGGCAGCAAGGTCCGCGTCACCAACCCGAACAACGGCGAATCTGTCACGGTCCGCATCAACGACCGCGGCCCGTACGTGAGCGGCCGCTGCCTCGACCTCTCAGAAGCCGCCTTCGCCGCCATCGGCAACACCGGCGCCGGGGTGATGCGCGTCAAGTACGAGGTCCTGTCCCGCTGACAACCCGCCGGCACGGGTCAGGCCATGAAGCGCCTCAAGCCCCGCCGCCCATGACCGCACGTGCGTCGGCTCACACCAGGACCATTCGGCCGTACGGGCATGACGTGGCCCCTCACTTCACCAGGCGCACCGTCAAGGGATAGCGGAAGTTGCCCTCCGTCAACGACGAGATGCCGCCGACGATGGAGAGGACGACGGCCGCGACCCAGATGACCGGCAGCAGGACGACGCCGATGACCGTGAACGGCAGGAGGAACGTCGCCCCCACCACCGTGATCTGGAAGTTGAGCGCCTCCAGCGCCTGCCTCCGGATATAGGGCGAGGTCTTGCCACCGGCGAGCAGCAGGATGAGCGGGCCGACGATCGGGATGCCCACGACCATCAGCAGGTGACCGACGGCGGCGCCCAGACGTTCGTTGCTCTCCGGTGCGCGCTCGTGGCGGACCGGGGGCGGGAGCGGGGCGAGCCGGGGTGCGGCTTGGGCGCCGTACAGCTCGGTCATGATGGGCATCAGGTCACCGTGCGTGCGCGCCGTCATCGCGCGCTCCAGCCGGTCGTCGAACTCGAACTTGTCGAAGCGCCCCTCCGAGTAGGCGACCTTGACGTGCTCGACCACGTGCTCTCGGTCCTGGTTGGTGACGCGCAGATGAGCTGGCGGCACCTGTCCCGGCCCAGGGGTTTTCGGTACCCCAGCCATAATCGCCATGCCTCTCCCTTGTGCATCGAATAGTCACCTCTCATGGTGCGCCGCCGGAAGCCTCCGTGGTATCGGGAAAATCCCGGAGGTGTCCCCTAGATCATCCCCGACGCGCAGCGGCTCCAGACGGTATAAAAAGGATTCATGAGATGGCGAGACCGCTACGGCATTCGTCGGCTGCGCGGCCCTAAGGTCGCGAAGTTCGACCGCGAGGCGACAGACGCCGACATCGAAGCGCTCATCGCCTTCGCCCGTTCACGGCGTGGCGTCGAGTTCTATGTCGAACCAGAGACCTTCGCCACTGACACGACCGCCGTGGCGGTCGCCGACGACGGCGAGTGGACCAGGCGCAGGGTCGGCTCGCCCGCCGTGATCCACAAGGTGGCTCGTGATCTCGCCCTCCCGGTGTACGACGTTCAACTCACTGGGTATCCGCCGCGCATGCGCGCCTACAACGAGCGCCGCCGCCGCGAGGAAGACACTTTGTAACCGACCTGCCCTTCCCAAGCGGCACCCCCTACCTCCACTCGCTGTCGCCTCACCGACTAACGGCTCACCGGCTTGGCGTTTGGGGATCCTCGTCGTCCAGCAGGTTGACCAGGGGGAGGAGCCAGGATGGATGAGGCGGCCCCATGGCGGCGTCGAGCTCGGCCGGGGTGGGGAGGCGGCCCCGGAGGATGGCGGGCGAGAGGAGATTCTGGAGGGCGTGCATGAGAAGGTTGGCCATCGAGTAGCCGGGGTCGATGGTCAGGGCGCGCTCCAAGGCGATGGTGGCCTGGATGCTGTTTCCCTCGCGCCAGGCGGCCATGGCCAGGAGGGCTGCCGCCGGTGGGGTGAAGCGCGGCTCCAGCCTGCGGGTCAGGTCCCTCCAGAGGAGTGCGTGGGAATCTTGCATGAGGGTCCAGGCCTCGTCGCGGACCCTGGTGATCGCCAGGGCCAGGCCGAGCTTCGCGGCCTGCGCGTCGTCCAGGCGGCCGCCCTCCTCATGGGTTCGCAGGGCTGATCGCACCCTGGCCAGGCTCTCTGCCACGTAGTGGGTGGCGAAGGTGTCGAGGTCCGGGGCGGCTGTCAGGCCCGCTCGGAATTCTGCGACCGCGTCGGCTGTGGCGCGGCGCATCGCCAGGCGTACGGGGCCCGTCATGGGGGCGATGATGCGTTCGAGGGATTCGCGGTCGGGCAGGGCCACCAGGCCGCGTACCGTCGCCTCTGCGGCGATCTGGCTGGTGGACAGGTCGTAGGGCGTGCCTTCAGCGGGGCAGCACGCCGGCAGGTCGCAGAGGTAGGACCAGTAGCGGCCCTCGTGGGCCCGCAGCGCCTCGCCCACGTGGATCGCCGTCTTCGCCGCGAGGAGCCTCGCCTCGTCGACGGCCGGCGTGACCAGGTCTCCTGGGCCATAACCGACGATGACGATCTCCGTCACGCCTTCCCGCTCGAAGGCGGGCTCCAATGCGGCAAGGGTGCCGGGCGGGAACGGGAGACTCCATCTGGCCACCACCTTGGCCTGGCGGCGGTGGATACCGATCACGATGAGGCTGGACTTCGGGTGGAAGCCGACGAGGTAGGGGACGGCGGCCAGGATGTCGGTGGGGCTGGTGAGGGTGAGGCAAGGCTCCGAGGTGAAGTCGGAGGTGGAGGCGGTGGGGTGGGAGGAGGCCGGGGCGGGGTGGTTGGTCGTCATGGGGCCCTAGGGTGCCCGGGACGGCCGGTGGGGCGTCGGGCCGAAAGCCGTTCTGGGGATAGGGCGACAAGCACGGCCGGGGTTGTGGATAACAGCTTCTGTCCTGTACGACTACCGGCCGGCACGGGCGCGGCGTGGTGATCAGGAAGTCGGGTGGCGCAGGGCTAGGGAGTGGAAGTCAGGCGGGTGCGTACGAGGAGGGCGGCGCCCGCGACGGCGGCGGGCATCGCGATGACCGCCACGAACGGCACCAGGAACAGCAGGAACACCGCCACCCCGAACCCCAGCGCACTGGCCTTGTTGGCGCGCAGCAGCGCGAAGCGTGCCTTGCGGGCCATCCCCCGGCGCTCAAGAGCCAGCGTGGTGAGCTCCACTGTCAGGAAAAATCCGGACACGAGGGCTCCGAGCACCGGCACCACCGTCTGCCCCACCACGGGCACGAACCCCAGGAAGAACAGCGGCACGGTGAAGAGAAGCACATAGAACAGGGTGACCAGGCTGTCCCTGATGGAGCGCGGCAACGTCCGCCACCACGGCTGCTCGTCCGCCGACCCCAGCACGTCCACCGCGGCCGACAACCGCTCGTAGAACGGCTCCCCGATCGCCAAGGTGAGCGCGGTGAACGTCAGCACCGCCAGCGCCAGCCCGCCGAGGAACAGGGCGATCCCCACCACCGTACGGAACAGCTCCCGCCAGCTCCACGAATCCGCGAACGGCGTCAGGAACGTGGCCACCTCAGTGGCGTTGTTGCCGAGGAAGATCAGCGCCACCACGTACACGGAGAACGCGATCAGCGCCGGGATCAACCCGAACAGCCACCACCGACCGTTCCTGGCGACCCACCCCAACCCCTGGAAGAAGAAGCCGACACCGGACGTGA
The Nonomuraea helvata genome window above contains:
- a CDS encoding septal ring lytic transglycosylase RlpA family protein, yielding MGQHSVKPSPQFRKLIAGKRRWTAIAAGAAVVAAASTTAWATIGNADSPERAAAATTPDQAKPLNEAARQAAPQSPAPAPKPPAAARPKTTTTLPNTTQTPTAAIPKSTKTPKADQPDTTKSAVASHSKPATDATAAPKTTKSPAHKPKTRVLASGTCGASYYAEGQMTASGERFDPSAMTAAHKTLPLGSKVRVTNPNNGESVTVRINDRGPYVSGRCLDLSEAAFAAIGNTGAGVMRVKYEVLSR
- a CDS encoding DUF4192 domain-containing protein, which encodes MTTNHPAPASSHPTASTSDFTSEPCLTLTSPTDILAAVPYLVGFHPKSSLIVIGIHRRQAKVVARWSLPFPPGTLAALEPAFEREGVTEIVIVGYGPGDLVTPAVDEARLLAAKTAIHVGEALRAHEGRYWSYLCDLPACCPAEGTPYDLSTSQIAAEATVRGLVALPDRESLERIIAPMTGPVRLAMRRATADAVAEFRAGLTAAPDLDTFATHYVAESLARVRSALRTHEEGGRLDDAQAAKLGLALAITRVRDEAWTLMQDSHALLWRDLTRRLEPRFTPPAAALLAMAAWREGNSIQATIALERALTIDPGYSMANLLMHALQNLLSPAILRGRLPTPAELDAAMGPPHPSWLLPLVNLLDDEDPQTPSR
- a CDS encoding DUF1707 and DUF4870 domain-containing protein is translated as MPPAHLRVTNQDREHVVEHVKVAYSEGRFDKFEFDDRLERAMTARTHGDLMPIMTELYGAQAAPRLAPLPPPVRHERAPESNERLGAAVGHLLMVVGIPIVGPLILLLAGGKTSPYIRRQALEALNFQITVVGATFLLPFTVIGVVLLPVIWVAAVVLSIVGGISSLTEGNFRYPLTVRLVK
- a CDS encoding EI24 domain-containing protein, with translation MRSVRDFTSGVGFFFQGLGWVARNGRWWLFGLIPALIAFSVYVVALIFLGNNATEVATFLTPFADSWSWRELFRTVVGIALFLGGLALAVLTFTALTLAIGEPFYERLSAAVDVLGSADEQPWWRTLPRSIRDSLVTLFYVLLFTVPLFFLGFVPVVGQTVVPVLGALVSGFFLTVELTTLALERRGMARKARFALLRANKASALGFGVAVFLLFLVPFVAVIAMPAAVAGAALLVRTRLTSTP